From the genome of Tistrella bauzanensis:
CGGGGTGGTCATCGTCGATGGCGAGCGCGCCGACGGGCGCGAGCGGGAGCGCGACCTGAAGGCGCTGCGGCTGAAGGTCGGCATGGTCTTCCAGCAGTTCAATCTGTTCCCGCATCTGTCGGCGGGCGGCAATGTCATGCTGTCGCTGAAGGTGGTGAAGAAGATGGCAACCGCCGAGGCCGAGGCGGTCGCGCGGGCCATGCTGGCCAAGGTGGGCCTGTCGGATCGCTTCGATCACACGCCCGACCAGTTGTCGGGTGGACAGCAGCAGCGTGTCGCGATTGCACGCGCGCTGGCCATGCAGCCGAAGGTGCTGTTGTGCGACGAGATCACCTCGGCGCTGGACCCGGAACTGGTTGCCGAGGTGCTGGCGGTGGTCCGTACCCTTGCCGAAGAGGGCATGACTCTGGTGATGGTGACGCATGAAATGCGTTTCGCCCGCGAGGTTTGCGACGAACTGGTGTTCATGCATCAGGGGCGCATCCACGAACGGGGCGCGCCCAAAGACCTGTTCGCGCATCAACAGACACCGGAACTCGCGGCCTTTATCGGGGAGCCTTGACCTTGTCCGCATATCGCCATGGTTGATAAGCTAAAGAAAATGCAAGTGATGA
Proteins encoded in this window:
- a CDS encoding amino acid ABC transporter ATP-binding protein, producing the protein MTRAAASGAGLAGKGAGPLVQLAGIRKSFGAVEVLKGVDLSIEEGRVVALIGRSGSGKSTLLRIVNGLERPTDGVVIVDGERADGRERERDLKALRLKVGMVFQQFNLFPHLSAGGNVMLSLKVVKKMATAEAEAVARAMLAKVGLSDRFDHTPDQLSGGQQQRVAIARALAMQPKVLLCDEITSALDPELVAEVLAVVRTLAEEGMTLVMVTHEMRFAREVCDELVFMHQGRIHERGAPKDLFAHQQTPELAAFIGEP